A genomic stretch from Aedes albopictus strain Foshan chromosome 2, AalbF5, whole genome shotgun sequence includes:
- the LOC109419593 gene encoding uncharacterized protein LOC109419593 — protein MNHCGVVSCLNRKGDKRYKFFTFPSDPDRCAQWVEFCHCPEITERFTATGPYGMSKYVICSQHFDPSMVAEVIGRRVTLFPGAVPNRIGKTHMTRKMLLEKGFDLEAEPEALLDPPHIDTVLVEMLEPHEMERESAGDGANFEFIRLKSDDQQFQFENGFKQEFVEPVEVQTSVPKKQCKICSNFKPRYEHEVKKNKRLQNLIEHNKKKLANTTTKLQKMHDRITLRKVRRDELKRKYAELKKQLAKGTLEMQQESITVESDEEEDEGSFDELTAWW, from the exons ATGAATCATTGTGGCGTGGTATCGTGTTTAAACAGAAAAGGTGATAAAAGATATAAATTTTTTACCTTTCCTTCCGATCCAGACAG ATGCGCTCAATGGGTTGAATTTTGCCATTGTCCCGAGATCACCGAACGTTTTACAGCTACCGGTCCGTATGGAATGTCCAAGTATGTCATCTGTTCGCAGCACTTCGACCCTTCGATGGTAGCGGAAGTTATCGGTAGGAGAGTTACGCTTTTTCCGGGGGCCGTTCCAAATCGAATCGGAAAAACGCACATGACACGAAAGATGCTGCTCGAGAAAGGATTCGACTTGGAGGCAGAGCCTGAAGCTCTTCTTGATCCGCCTCATATCGATACGGTACTGGTCGAAATGCTCGAACCGCATGAAATGGAACGAGAATCAGCCGGAGACGGTGCAAACTTTGAATTCATACGACTGAAATCGGACGATCAGCAGTTTCAATTTGAGAATGGGTTCAAGCAGGAGTTTGTAGAACCCGTTGAGGTACAAACGAGTGTACCTAAAAAACAGTGCAAAATTTGTTCGAACTTTAAACCGCGCTATGAGCACGAAGTAAAGAAAAACAAACGCCTCCAAAATCTAATCGAGCATAATAAAAAGAAACTGGCAAACACGACAACAAAATTGCAAAAGATGCACGATCGGATCACGTTACGGAAGGTGAGACGGGACGAACTGAAGAGGAAGTATGCGGAGTTGAAAAAGCAACTTGCTAAAGGAACACTTGAAATGCAGCAGGAATCGATAACGGTGGAGAGCGACGAAGAGGAGGACGAGGGAAGTTTCGACGAGTTGACAGCGTGGTGGTAG
- the LOC109409260 gene encoding THAP domain-containing protein 3 produces MRRSCAVFSCANRDSNKNDNVSMYRFPADPALCEKWVEFCRSDQINEMLVLQGVAKLRSSSFCVCSDHFAKPCFVSPRNNAQGIYKGSVPTIIAGHPMLVSSFKKANQIPEYSDLVPEESEQCEEDHMTVEVLQEELDEAVEPPDAEPANVQPTQPPACDANQSSLPTAAVSGIIHPSVFDCQCEVKSEFEPKFYAERSRAVGLVEELDDTKKKIVKLRKPYRQKQRALHIVNDSIKRAKDKLRRLAKEHHITVDLVSSDEEEQNFVF; encoded by the exons ATGCGTCGTAGTTGTGCGGTATTTTCCTGTGCAAATAGGGACTCCAACAAAAATGACAACGTATCCATGTACAGATTTCCTGCCGATCCTGCCTT GTGTGAAAAATGGGTTGAATTTTGCAGATCAGACCAGATCAACGAAATGCTGGTCCTGCAGGGCGTTGCTAAACTGCGAAGTTCCTCGTTTTGTGTCTGTTCGGATCACTTTGCGAAGCCGTGTTTCGTGAGTCCCAGGAACAATGCACAGGG CATTTACAAAGGAAGTGTCCCAACCATCATCGCCGGGCATCCGATGTTGGTGTCAAGCTTCAAAAAGGCCAATCAGATACCGGAGTACAGTGATCTGGTCCCCGAAGAGTCCGAACAGTGTGAAGAAGATCACATGACCGTAGAAGTGCTCCAGGAAGAACTAGATGAAGCTGTAGAACCACCCGATGCTGAGCCAGCAAACGTGCAACCAACCCAACCACCTGCGTGTGATGCCAATCAATCAAGTTTGCCCACTGCGGCAGTCAGCGGGATCATCCACCCGAGTGTATTTGACTGCCAGTGCGAAGTGAAAAGTGAATTTGAACCTAAATTCTACGCAGAGCGATCACGGGCCGTAGGTTTAGTGGAGGAATTGGATGATACCAAAAAGAAGATAGTGAAACTTAGGAAACCGTACCGACAGAAGCAAAGAGCACTCCATATAGTAAACGACAGTATCAAAAGGGCGAAAGATAAATTACGAAGGCTAGCGAAGGAACACCACATAACGGTGGATTTGGTCTCAAGTGATGAAGAAGAACAAAATTTTGTGTTTTAA